In Campylobacter suis, the DNA window TAAAAATGTAAAAAAGTCTTTGCCAAAGACCATATATTTATCGCCAACGCCTTCTATATTTGCAAAAATACATAAAATACCAAGAACAAAAATTCCGCTTCCAACTATCGTTAAGGATTTTGCTCTACTAAATCCAAACTCACGGATTAAGAAAAATACGAAAGGCTCAATAATTGATATACAAGAAGTAAGTGCTGCAAAACTAAGTGCAACAAAAAATACCACAGCTAAGATATTGCCAACAAAACCTAAATTTCCAAACAAAGTAGGAAGTGACATAAACACAAGTCCAACGCCTTGGCTTGGCTGAGCATCAAACTGAAAAACAAATGTAAAGATGACAAGACCAGCGATGATGGCGATGATAATGTTAATCCCCACAACACTTAGTGTTGATCTAACTAAATTTGTATCGTTTGAAAGCGAGGCTGAGTAGGTTATAATAACCGCCATACCAAGCGACATTGTAAAAAATGCAAGCCCTAACGCAGAAAGAAAAGAGTCAAGCCCTATCTTACTAAAATCAGGTATTAGTAAGAACGATGCAGCTTTAGAAAAGCCATCCATGCTAAATGAGTAAAAAAGCATAAGCATAAGCATTACAAAAAGCGCTGGCATCATAACCATACTAACCTTTTCTATACCGCTTTTAACGCCTCTTGAAAGGATATAAATACACGAAGCAAACGCAAGTGCGTAAAATATAAACTGACCAAGAGCATCTTTGGTTAAAAATTCTAAAAAGTAGCTTTTTGAGTCATCAATATTTGCAGGAAGCGAGCCAAAAGATAAGACGATATACTTATAAACCCAGCCTATTATAACCAAATAATATCCAGAAATAA includes these proteins:
- a CDS encoding sodium-dependent transporter; the encoded protein is MSKNEHFSKLGYVLAVAGSAVGLGAIWKFPYVVGQNGGSAFVLLYILICAVVAIPVFLAELSIGKLSESDSVNAFRKLAVKNKGFWGCVGGLTMVTAALISGYYLVIIGWVYKYIVLSFGSLPANIDDSKSYFLEFLTKDALGQFIFYALAFASCIYILSRGVKSGIEKVSMVMMPALFVMLMLMLFYSFSMDGFSKAASFLLIPDFSKIGLDSFLSALGLAFFTMSLGMAVIITYSASLSNDTNLVRSTLSVVGINIIIAIIAGLVIFTFVFQFDAQPSQGVGLVFMSLPTLFGNLGFVGNILAVVFFVALSFAALTSCISIIEPFVFFLIREFGFSRAKSLTIVGSGIFVLGILCIFANIEGVGDKYMVFGKDFFTFLDFTAEKILLPLGGIGGALFAGYIIRKEALKTLFGPYMNDFAFNVWYILIRFVSPICVFGIMIKGLFF